The bacterium genomic sequence GTGACCCGGTTCATCAAGCGCGGCGGCAAGCTCTGGATCCGCGTGTTCCCGGATAAGCCGGTGACGAAGAAGCCGGCCGAAACCCGGATGGGCAGCGGCAAAGGCACCCCGGAGTTGTGGGTGGCGGTGGTGCGGCCCGGCCGGGTGATGTTCGAACTGGCGGGCGTGAGCGAAGAGATCGCCCGCGAGGCCATGACGCTGGCCGGCCACAAGCTCCCGATCAAGACGAAGTTCGTCCACCGCGCCGAGGGGCAGGTATGAGCGTGGGGGAGTTGCGGGAGCTGAGCGAGGCCGAGCTCAACAAGCGCCTCAACGAGGCCAGGCAGGAGCTGTGGACCCTGGGGCTGCAGCGGGCGTCCGGCAAGTTGCTGAACCCGGCGCGGGTGGTCCTGGTG encodes the following:
- the rpmC gene encoding 50S ribosomal protein L29, translated to MSVGELRELSEAELNKRLNEARQELWTLGLQRASGKLLNPARVVLVRRTVARLLTVMGERPAPGGKRPAGGRS
- the rplP gene encoding 50S ribosomal protein L16, with protein sequence MLMPKRVKFRKTHRGRMRGEAHSGASVAFGEFGLQALDRGWITAQQIEASRRAVTRFIKRGGKLWIRVFPDKPVTKKPAETRMGSGKGTPELWVAVVRPGRVMFELAGVSEEIAREAMTLAGHKLPIKTKFVHRAEGQV